The window ACTGCGAACCAGCTGATGGCGCGACGACGCGGCCCTTGGGACCCAAGACGGCAAACGGCATCGTGGTGCGACCGATGATCGAGTCAGGGTCGAGAGTGGGTGACGTCACTCGAAGGGTGCTCGAGGTTTGATCCCGATAGGGCTCGCCCACTCGCCAACCCTCGCGTACGACTAGACGGTCTTGAGCTCGGGCAACCGCAGCGGCATTCACCGCATCGAAGCGGTCACTTGCGGGCGGTCGATAGGGCGAAAACGAGGAGTCGAGGTGTGCGACACCGTCGACGATGTCGCCATCACCGTCGAGGCTGAAGTAGCCCTGGTGCTTGTCGACAAGTCGGTGCCAGTCCCGATCGCCGCGAGGGTGGTCGGGCGCCACACAGGTGACGGTCCAGTTGTTGGATGCCTTTTCCGGATCGCCAGGATCGGTCCGCAGCGCTCTCCCCCGCGTTTGCACGACGGAGGTCGAGGAAGTGACGGTGGTGAGGTCGATCAGCGAATTGACCGTACGCGCATCCCAACCCTCGCCGAGCAACGCCCGCGTGCCCACCAGCACTTGGGCACCACCGGCCTCGAAGAACGCCGTCACATGCCGCACCCATACCCGTGACGTCCACGAGCCCTCCAGACGGGCGATGCCGTCCTGGTCCGGCTGGGTGATCTGCAAAGTGGCTGCTAACGGATCCGACTCGGCAACATGAGCACGCAGTCGCGTGAGTGTCTCTGGCAGGCCCGCCACCACCTTCGCGGTGACCATGAGCGCCGGTATTGCCGCGGTGGACGCGTCGCGTGACAGGGCGACCAGCACGTCGTACGCCGAACCGGTCTGCTGCTCCAGCACACCCGCCAAGGTCGCCGGCAGCGTCGCGCTGGCCCTTTCGTAGTCGCACAGCACCAGCATCCGCAGCCGCGGGCCGAGAATGACCTGCTCGGCATCGACGATGGAGACGGCCGCGGTGACCTTGGCCGCCGAGCGCGCGAGCACGCGGTCAACAGGAGTACGCCCGCGACGGATGCCTCGCTTGGTCCAGGTGAAGCCGATAGCGGGCAAGACGTCACGCACTGCTTGCACGAGGGCCTTGTCGTGGGCTGCCGTGGAGGGTTGGACACATTCCAGGATCCACTTGTTCAGCAGCAGCACCCAGTCGTCGGCAGTGGGACCCTGCCGATGTTGTTCGGCGAGATGACCTCCGGGCGGCAGCCCCAAGAGCCCCGCGTAGTGGAAGCGCAAGGCTGCGTCGGCGAGTTCGGGCTCTCGGGCGAGGATGCGTTCGAACGCGTGCGACGAAGCCAGAAACCTCTCGTCTAGCCACGGCAGAAAAGCCGTCGTGCCGTGCTTGGGGTCCAGCAATGCTGTGGTGAGTTCCGTGAACCGTTGTGCCGATTCGTCGAGCCAATCGCGCTCGCGTGGCGTCGGCAACACCACCCAGGCCAGTTCTTGGAAGGGTGCCAGGTCACCCTCGCGCACCACGGCCGGGATGGACGCAGCGAATGCCACCTCGCCGAAAAGTTGAGTGCGCAGCATGGACTGCTCCGCAGACATCAGCGTCGGCGGCGTCGCGGTGAGGCCGAGGACGCGAGCCTCGGGCAACTCCTCGAGGATCTCGCCGAGGAGTCGGCCCCACACTTCGAGGAGATGGTGGCACTCGTCGAGGATCAACAGGATCCGACCCGCCCGGCGCAGTTCCTCGACCAGTGCCCGCCCGTTCTCGTGAAGCCGTCCCAACGGATTGCGTCGGCCCCGCTCTGCGTCCGTCGCCTCGGCGTCGGCATCGAAGACCGCCAGCGACTGATACGTCAGGGCAGACATCGCCTCGTCGAGGACCCGATCCGTGCCGACCTCCAGCCCGAAGGCACGCCCCTGGGACTCCCATTGCGACTGGATCGCGGTATTCGGCGCGAACGCCACGACGCGAGCCACCTCGCCGGTTCTCAGCATTGCCGCAGCGGTCTCCAGGCCGACTCGGGTCTTGCCAGCTCCTGGTGGAAGCTCGACCCAGGCTCGCGTACGCCCTGACTGCCACCCCGCCGCCAGCGCATCGAGTGCCGCACGTTGGTGGTGGCGCAGCGGAGGTGGCGAGGTCACCCATGGATCATCCCCAGAAGATCCGCTCCACAACCCCATGCGCGCGCCGCGTCGTACGCAGGTAGTCGTTGACCATCTCGTCCGACGCGCCGTACGGGTAGCCCAAGACGGCCGCGACCGCTGCCTTCTCGCGGGTGTCGCGGGGCAGTTGGTCGCCGGGCTTGCCGCGCACCAACGTGATCGCGTTGCGGACCCGGCTGACCAGCCGCCAAGCCGAAGCCAGTTGCTCCGCATCCTCGACGGCGATCAGGTCCACGTCGACCGCGACCGCCAAGGCTTCGAGCGTGCGCGGCGTACGAAGGCCGGGGTGCTCACCGGCGTGCTGGAGTTGCAATGCCTGCACCGTCCACTCGACGTCGGCCAGTCCCCCACGACCAAGTTTCAGATGGGTGTGCGGGTCCGCGCCGCGGGGCAGCCGTTCGGTGTCGACACGCGCCTTGATCCGACGGATCTCGACGAGGTCGGCGCGCGACAACCCCTCGGCGGGATAGCGCAGCGGGTCGATCAGGGCGGTGAAGCGCTCGCGCAGCCCGATGTCGCCGACGATCGCATCGGCTCGCAGCAGCGCCTGCGCCTCCCACACCTTCGACCACTTCGCGTAATAGGCGGCGTACGACTCCAGCGTGCGGACCAGGGGCCCCTGCTTGCCCTCGGGACGCAGATCCGCGTCGACCTCCAGCGGCGGATCGGTGGCGGGCAACAACAACAGGCGGCGCAACTCGTGCGCGACCGCCTGGGCGAACTGCGCGGCGAGGTGCGCGTCTGCACCTGCGACGGGTTCGTGGACGAACATCACGTCGGCATCACTGCCGTACGACAGTTCGAAGCCGCCATAGCGACCCATCGCGACCACAGCGATCCGAGTCGGTGCGGAGTCCAAGGATTTCGCGGCCAGGACGGAGCGGATGGAGACGTCCAGGGTGGCTTGCAAGGTGGCATCGGTCAGACGAGTCAGCCCCAGCCCCACATCATCGATCGAGATCACGCCATCCAGGTCACCGGCGCTGATCCGGAAGAGCTCGCGGCGCCGGATCGCCCGAATCGCGCGCGCCGCCTCCTCGTGGTCGTCTTGTCGCGACGCTGCCGCGGCCATCTCTGTGGTCAATGCCTCGGCACTGGACGGCTGGAGGTCCTCACCGAGCAGGCGTACGCCTTCGGGCTCGCGCTGCAACAGATCGGTGGCATAGCGCGAGGTAGCCAGGATCTTCGCGAGACGTTCGGCGACCTGCCCCTCGTCGCGCAACGTCTTGAGATACCAGTGCGTCGTGCCCAATGCCTCGGAGATCCGACGGAACCCGAGCAGCCCGGCGTCGGGATCCGGCGCATCCGCGAACCACTCGAGCAGCACCGGCAGCAGGGTCCGCTGGATCGCGGCGGTACGGCTGACGCCCTCGGTCAGTGCTTCGAGGTGGCGCAGCGCCGCCTTCGGGTCGGCGTACCCGAGCGCGGACAGTCGCTGCTCGGCAGCCTCGGTCGACAGGCGCGCACCCTCACCGGGGATGCGTGCGACCGCCGAAAGCAACGGGCGATAGAAGAGCTTCTCGTGCAGGCGGCGGACCTCCAGGCGATGGTGTGCCCACGCCCGTTCCAGTTCGGTGACCGGATCCTTGAAGAAGCCCATCGACCGGCCCAGACGGCGCAGCGCCTGCTCGCCGTCCGGCACCACGTGCGTACGCCGCAGCTGATGCATCTGGATGCGATGTTCCAACGTGCGCAAGAACTCGTACGCCTCGTGCATCGCCTGGCCGTCCTCGCGGCCGACGTAGCCACGCCGCGTCAGCGCCCACAGCGCGCTCAGCGTGGTCGGCTCGTGGATCTCGTCGTCGCCGCGTCCATGCACCAGTTGGAGCAACTGCACCGCGAACTCCACGTCGCGCAGGCCACCTGAGCCGAGTTTGAGTTGTCGCTGAGCCTGGTTCGCCGGGATGTGATCCAGGACCCGGCGCCGCATCGCTTGGACGTCGGCGACGAAGCCGTCGCGCTCAGCGACACTCCACACCATCGGCTTCACCATCGCCACGAACTCGCGACCCAACTCCAGGTCGCCGGCGACGGGTCTGGCCTTGAGCAGCGCCTGGAACTCCCAGGTCTTCGCCCAGCGCTCGTAGTAGCCGCGCATGCTCGACATCGTGCGGACCAACGGCCCCGCCTTGCCCTCCGGGCGAAGGGCCGCATCGACCTCCCAGATCGTGCCCTCGGCGGTGAAGTCGCCGCACACCGTGATCACGTGCGCCGCGAGCTGAGCGCCGGCCTTCAACGCCACCGTCTCGTCGACGCCCTCTGCGGGTTCGGCCACGAAGATCACGTCGACATCGCTGATGTAGTTGAGTTCGTGGGCGCCGCACTTGCCCATCGCGATCACTGCCAGGCGTACGTCGTGGGCGCGCTCCCCCACGCGCTGGCGCGCGATCGCGAGGGCTGCCTCCAGGGTGCCCGCCGCCAGGTCGGAGAGCTCGGCGGCGGCATCGTCGAGACCCAGGTGATGGGCCAGATCACGTGCCGCGAGCCGCGTCAGCAACCGGCGGTACTGCACCCGCAGCGCGGCCATCGCCTGCTGGTCAGGCAGCGTGGCGACGGGAGTCCTCGCAAGGGGGTCTGCCCCGACGGCTTGAAGCAGATGCGCCCGTACGGCGAAGGCTGCCGGTCGCGTGGAGCCGAGGTGCGAGTCGGTGAGGTCACACCACTGCTCGGGATGTCGTACGAGGTGGTCGGCGAGTGCCTCACTGGCCCCGAGGACGCTGAGCAACCGCATCGCAGTGCCCTCGTCGTCGACCAGCTCCGCCAGTAGTGCCGCGCCATCGGGCAGCGCCTGCGCGAGCCGTTCGAGGTTGATCAGGGCCGCATCCGGGTCCGCGGTGCGTCCGATGATCGCCAGCAGCGGCTCGATCCCCTCGCCCATGGCGACCGCCCGATCACGGGCGGCCTGAGTGTCCGCGAAGCCCCAGCGCGCCAGCGCAGTCCGTGCGAGCGCACGCCCGTCGTCACGCGCCACGACTCAACTCCTCTGCTTCGCCAGGTCGACCAAACGCTCCGCGACCGGCTGCCAGGTGGCCCGCAACTCGTCGCGTGCGGCATGCACCTGCGCGACGACATGCCTGGCGGACTCCTTGTCGCGGACCCCTGGATCGCTTTGGATCCAGGGCGCGATCAGGTCGGCGTCCACCTCCGGATGCCATTGCAGGCCCCATGCGGCTGGCGCAAACCGCAACGCCTGGATCTCCGCGTGCTCGGTCTGCGCCAACACCACGGCATCCGGTGGCGCCTGGACGACCACGTCGTCGTTCCATTGCAGGGCCCGCGCGTGTAGCGGTGCCGCGCTCAACAACGCATCGTCGCGCGCGGCGTCGGTCCAGCCCACCGGGATCAGGCCGAACTGTTTGCCGCGCGGGTTCTTGTTCACGACGCCGCCCAACGCCACCGCGCCGAGCTGATGCCCAAGGCAGATCCCCAGGGTCGGGATCCGATGCTCGACGGCCTGACGGATCAGCTCCTTGGTCGCGGTGAGCCACGGGTGCGCGGCGTCGTCGTTGGCGCCCATCGCACCACCCATGACCAGCAGTGCGTCGATTCCGGTCATCGACTCGGGTACGGGCTCGTCGAGGTAGGCCCGGATGCTGACGACTTCGGCACCCGCCGCCCGCATCCACTGGCCGAACAGGTGTGCGGGGTCGTCGTCCTCGTGCTGGATGACCAGCACGCGCGGGGCGTACGACGGCCGTTGCTGTGGAGTGGTCACAGCACCGACATCATCCGGTCACGCTCGTACGCCGAGACCTGCACGCGGTATTCCTCCCACTCCTTGCGCTTGTTGCGCAAGAAGAAGTCGTAGACGTGCTCCCCCAGGGTCTCGGCGAGCAGCTCGGAGCGTTCGGCCACCGCGATCGCGTCGTACAGGCTCTTGGGCAGGGCGTCGATGCCGAGCGCCTTGCGCTCCTTCTCCGTCAACGTCCACACGTCGTCCTCGGCCTCGGGCGGCAACTCATAGCCCTCCTCGATGCCTTTCATGCCCGCCTCGAGGATCACGGCGTACGCCAGGTAGGGGTTGCAGGCCGGGTCGATCGAGCGCAGCTCGACACGAGTGGACTGGCCCTTGTTGGGCTTGTACATCGGCACGCGCACCATCGCCGAGCGGTTGTTGTGCCCCCAGCAGATCGAGGACGGCGCCTCGCCGCCTCCGAGCAGGCGCTTGTAGGAGTTGACCCACTGGTTGGTCACCGCGGTGATCTCGGCGGCGTGGTGCAGGATCCCGGCGATGAACCCGCGACCGGTCTTGGAGAGCTGGTATTCGGCGCCGGCCTCGAAGAACGCGTTGCGGTCACCCTCGAAGAGCGAAAGGTGGGTGTGCATGCCCGAGCCGGGGTGGTCGGTGAACGGCTTGGGCATGAACGAGGCCCAGATGTCCTGGCTCAGCGCCACCTCGCGTACGACCGTACGGAAGGTCATGATGTTGTCGGCCGTCGAGAGGGCGTCGGCATAACGCAGGTCGATCTCCTGCTGACCGGGGCCGCCTTCGTGATGGCTGAACTCGACCGAGATTCCCATCGATTCCAGCATCGTGATCGCTTCTCGCCGGAAGTCGGATCCGCGGGATTGGGCGGTGTGATCGAAGAAGCCGGACCTGTCGACCGGCACTGGCTCGGCACCCTTCTCAGGCATGTCCTTGAGCAGATAGAACTCGATCTCGGGGTGTGTGTAGAAGGTGAAACCCGCATCCGCAGCCTTGCCGAGCGCGCGTTTGAGGACGTGGCGGGGGTCGGCGTACGAGGGGCTGCCGTCCGGCATCACGATGTCGCAGAACATCCGCGCGGTGGCGGGACCGCCGTCCTGGCCGCCGCGCCAGGGCAGGATCTGGAAGGTCGCCGGGTCGGGGTGTGCGAGCATGTCGGACTCATAGACGCGCGCGAAGCCTTCGATCGCGGAGCCGTCGAAGCCGATCCCTTCCTCGAAAGCTCCTTCGAGTTCGGCCGGCGCCACGCTGACGGACTTGAGGAAGCCCAGCACGTCGGTGAACCAGAGGCGTACGAATCTGACGTCGCGCTCCTCGAGCGCGCGCAGTACGAAGTCTTCCTGCTTGCCCATGGGGCCACCTTATGGCCGCCATGTTTCGCCCGTGTTGCACCAGCGCCCAGATCACAGGACGACCCGGTTCGCGCCTCCAATGTTGCAGCGATCTCCCAGCTTCATCACACGACCGTGACAACCCTCCGAATGCCCTTCTACCTGCGGTTTTGCCGCGCCATCCTGTTGTTGCCAGCACTGCCAGACACACCAACCTGCGAAGGGTCACCACCATGCGTACGAAGTCCTCCACCCGCGTCTTCTCGGCCATTGCCGTCCTCGTGGTCGGACTCCTCGCCGGCGCGATGTCGGGGGCCAACGCCGATGACGTAGCGGCGCCGACCACCTCGCGGATCGCCACAGTCAAGACAGCCAGCGCCGACAGGTCCGGCACCGACAGGGTCAGCGCCGACACGTCCAGGGCCCCCAAGCCGGTCAACTGCGCGATCCACAAGTGCGTCGCTCTCACCTACGACGACGGCCCCGCCGGTTCGACGCCCGCCCTGCTGCGCACCCTCGCTGCCAAGAAGGCCCCCGCGACGTTCTTCGTGCTGGGTCAACAGGCGACGAAGTACCCCGCCACGATGCGAGCGATCCGCAACGCTGGGCACGAGATCGGCGTGCACACCTGGGATCACGCGAACCTCACGAAGTTGTCGTCCGCCTCGGTGACATCAGAGCTTCGACCGGAGCATCGCCGCGGTGCGCCAGACGACCGGGCAGCGCACCACCCTGATGCGCCCGCCGTACGGAGCGACCAACCAGACCGTCCGCAGCGTCGAGGGGCGTCTCGGCTTGGCGGAGATCTTGTGGAGCGTCGACCCGCAGGACTGGAAGGACCGCAACACCGCGACCGTCACCCAGCGGGTGCTCGCAGCGGCCAAGCCCGGGGCGATCGTGCTGATGCACGACATCCATCCGACGACGGTGGCCGCCGCCCCGGCGATCATCGACGGACTGCGTAAGCGCGGCTACCGCCTCGTCACGGTCTCCCAACTGCTCGGCAAGCCGACGCCCGGTCGCACCTATTCCTCACGCTGAACCACCCTGACGGGTGTGGTCTAGACCACACCCGCGGGAGCACGCTGCTCGGTGGCCCGTCTCGGGGCGTGTGAAGAGGAGGAGCAGATGGCAGCCACCGTGTCGGACGAGAAGCCGATCCGCAGTCTGATCCCGGCCCGCATGCACGACATGCCGTGGTCGAAGTTCCACTGGATGGTCATCTTCGGCCTCGGCACGGCGTGGATCCTCGACGGTCTCGAGATCCAGATCGTGGCGGCCGGCGGCTTCGAGAAGTCGCTGAATATGAGCGCCGCCGACGTCGGCCTGGCGGGCACGATCTACCTGCTCGGCGAGGTCGCCGGTGCCCTGCTCTTCGGTCGCCTCACCGACACGTGGGGGCGCAAGAAGATGTTCACCACGACGTTGGCGCTCTATCTGACGGCCTCGGCGGTCGCGGCTTTCTCCCCCAACATGGTGTTCTTCCTGGTCTGCCGATTCTTCGCGGGCATGGGCATCGGCGGTGAATACTCCGCGGTCAACTCGGCGGTCGATGAGTTGATCCCGGGCAAGTACCGCGGGCGCGTGGACCTGGCGATCAACGGCACCTATTGGCTGGGCGCCGCCATCGGCGCGTTCGCCAGCATGATCCTGCTCAACACCGACAACTTCGACGAGAACATCGGCTGGCGAATCGCCTTCCTGATCGGCCCGGTCCTGGGCCTGGGCATCATCTACCTGCGCCGCCACATTCCCGAGAGCCCGCGTTGGATGGTCACCCACGGGCGCGCCGACGAGGCCGAGCAGGTCGTCTCCGACCTTGAGGAAGAGATCCGCGCCGCGGGCAAGGACGTTCCCGAGCACGACGAAGAAGACGGCATGTGGATCAAGAAGCGCGAAGGCCTCAACCCCAGGCAGTTGGCCTACGTCTTCTTCAAGCTCTATCCCACGCGTACGGTCTTGGGCGCCACGTTGATGATCTCCCAGAAGCTTCCTCTACAACGCGATCTTCTTCACCTACGCACTGGTGCTGAAGAACTTCTACGGCGAGAGTTCGTCCTCCGCGGCGATGTATTTCTTCCCCTTCGCGCTGGGCAACCTGATGGGGCCGCTCCTGCTCGGGCAATTCTTCGACACGATCGGCCGGCGCAAGATGATCGGCGGCTGTTATGGCATCGCCGGGATCGTGCTCGCGGTTTCCGCGTGGATGTTCCACGAGGACATGCTCAGCGCGTTGACGCACACGCTCTTCTGGTGCCTGGCGTTCTTCTTCGCCTCGGCGGGCGCGTCGGCGGGCTATCTCACCGTGTCGGAGATCTTCCCGCAGGAAGTACGCGGCCAGGCGATCTCGTACTTCTTCGCGCTCGCGCAGATCTTCGGCTCCATCGGCCCGGTCTTCTACGGCTGGTTGATCGGAGACGGCGAGGACCCGGACCCCGATGTTCTGGGGCTACCTGATCGCCACCGGCATCATGCTGCTCGGCTCGTTGGTCGCCTTCGTCTTCGGCGTGGATGCCGAGAACAAGTCGTTGGAAGAGATCGCGCCACCGCTGATCGAGTACGACGAAGACGGCAACGAGACCAGCCACATCCCGGTGTGAGAGGACCCACCATGACCGAACCCGAGCGTCCCTACACCGTCGTCGTCGGCGTGAGCGCGACCTCGAAGTCGCCGGCGGCACTGCGCTGGGCCGCCGCCCAGGCTGAGGCCAACGACGGGGTGCTGATCTGCGTACGCACGTGGCGACCCTCAGCCCCGGCAGCGACAACGGCCGGGGTCCAGGCCGTGTCCGGCCAGACGACGTCTGCCGCGGAGGTCGAGGCTCGTCGACAACTCGAGGAGGACGTGGCACAAACACTCGGTCACGACCATGACGCCGAGGTCTATTTGTTGCGCGCCGGCAAGCGGCGCGGCCTGCTGGTCGCCTCCTCGCAGGCGGACCTGCTCGTGATGGACGCGCCGCGCCGGCCGAGCACCGCTCCCCTGCTCGCGCACCGGGTCATCGCGGTAGCGACCTGCCCCGTCGTCGTCATGCCTCCGGCGTTGCAAGGTGGCCGGAGCAGCGCTACGGCGAAGGCCGGACGAGCCTTCGGCCGCGCCCTGCTGGAGGCGGGGGGCCGTGCGGGGCGGCCTGGCTACCGGCCGCCCGCACGCCCACGCACGTGAAGCGTCAGGCCTTCGGCTCGCAGAACAGCACGTCCTGACGGCCGATCACGCCCTTCACGGCACGCTCCATCGGTCGCTGCCACTGCTGGGTGGCCTTGAACCACGCGATCGTGCCCCAGACACGGCCGCCTTGGCCGTCCACCTTGACCTTGCGCACCTTCAGGCGCAGCGTCACGGTCTTCTCGGGCGAGCCCGCATAGCAGCCGGAGGCCTTCTTCTTGGTCCGGGCCGCGGTGAACGTGACGACATCTCCGGGTTTGGTCTTGGCATAGCGGGCGACTACGCCGGTCGCATAGCCGGTGTTGCCCTCCCACGGCGCGCCGACCGTGAAGCTCAACGAATGCATCCGGTCAGCCGGAACCTTGAAGGTGGCCGCGCCATCCTTCACCTTGGCGTCCTGGCTCCACACATCCTGGTAGTCGCTCGTGGAAGCCGAGACCGCACCGATCGTGCAGTCGTCGCAGTTGCCCACCTTGATCGTCAGCGTGGTGGGCACCTTGGGTGCTGCTCGGTCGACGGATGCCTGCGCGGTCTGTGCCAGCAGCCCCGAGGCCATGACGCCGACGAGAAGTGTTCCTGCCGCGAGATGCGTGAGTGTCTTGCGCATGTCGAACTCCTGGATCCGGGGATGTGTCGAGCAGGAGTATGCCCCTGCCCCACGGGGCCACCCCGCACTACTCTGCCCTCATGTCACCTGCCCCGGTCGGAGCCCGCCTCTGGACATGGGCGGTGCTCCTCGGTCTCACCGGTCAACTCGCCTGGGCGATCGAGAACATGTACCTCAACGTGTTCGTCTACGACACGATCACCGACTCCCCCACAGTGCTCGCGGTCCTCGTCGCCTCCAGCGCCATCGCCGCGACCGTCGCGACCCTGCTCGCCGGGGCCGCGTCCGACCGACGCGGTCGGCGCAAGGAGTTCATCGCGATCGGGTACGTCCTGTGGGGTCTGTCCACGCTCGGCTTCGGATTCCTCGACGACGCTCCCCGGCTACTCCCGGGAGTGAACGCGGTCACGGTCGCGATCGTGGCAGTCATCCTGCTCGACTGTCTGATGAGCGCGCTCGGCGCGACGGCCAACGACGCAGCGTTCAACTCGTGGATCACCGACTCGACCGACCCCACCAATCGCGGTCGAGTCGACGGCGTCTTGGCGATGCTGCCGCTGCTGGCCATGCTCCTGGTCTTCGGTGCCCTCGACCCGCTCACCCGCGACGGCCAGTGGCGCCTCTTCTTCGCAATTGTCGGCGGTCTGACCACCCTGGTCGGCCTGATCGCCTGGATGGGCCTTCGCGACACGGCCACACCGCGGCCCAGCGGCACGTACGTCTCGTCGGTCCTGCACGGCTTGCGTCCTAGCACCGCGCGCCAGCATCCGCGTCTCTACCTCACGCTCGCCGCCTGGGCCGTGCTGGGGATCAGCACCCAGGTGTTCTTGCCGTTCCTGATCATCTACGTCCAGCGCTATCTCGACATCGAGGCGTACGCAGTAGTGCTCGCCGCCGTGCTCCTCGGCGCCGCCCTCGCCAGTGTGCTCGGTGGTCGGGTGCTCGACCGAGTCGGCCCCACTCGTGCGCTCCTGCCCGTGGTCGCGCTCTATGTCACCGGACTCCTGGCGATGTATTTCGCGCGCGGGATGGTCCCGGTGATCCTGGCCGGCATCGTGACCATGTCGGGGATGATGCTCGCGATCGCCGCCCTCTCGGCGACCGTACGCAACCACACGCCTGCCGATCGGGTCGGTCAGGTGCAGGGTTTGCGGATGGTGGCCGCGGTGCTGCTGCCGATGGTGGTCGGCCCGTTCCTGGGCGCCGCGGTCATCGCCGGTGCCAACGAGACGTACGTCGACCTCGGGGTGACCAAGACCGTGCCCACACCGTGGGTCTTTCCGACCTCTGCTGTCGTGGTGCTCCTGATCATCTGGCCGGTGACGCGACTGCGTCGGGTGGAGACGCCCGCATGATCACGCGATGGGGTGAGGACCTCGACCGCGACGCCGTTCTCCAGGAATACCCGCGGCCACAGTTGGTGCGCGATTCGTACCTCAATCTCAACGGCCTCTGGGAGTACGCGATCACCGACGCCGCGTCGGGCCAACCGCAGCGTTGGGACGGGCAGATTCTCGTCCCGTTCTCTCCTGAGGCGCCGCTGTCCGGGGTCGAGCGGACGCTCCAACCACACGAAGCGCTCTGGTA of the Nocardioides sp. genome contains:
- a CDS encoding MFS transporter; this encodes MSPAPVGARLWTWAVLLGLTGQLAWAIENMYLNVFVYDTITDSPTVLAVLVASSAIAATVATLLAGAASDRRGRRKEFIAIGYVLWGLSTLGFGFLDDAPRLLPGVNAVTVAIVAVILLDCLMSALGATANDAAFNSWITDSTDPTNRGRVDGVLAMLPLLAMLLVFGALDPLTRDGQWRLFFAIVGGLTTLVGLIAWMGLRDTATPRPSGTYVSSVLHGLRPSTARQHPRLYLTLAAWAVLGISTQVFLPFLIIYVQRYLDIEAYAVVLAAVLLGAALASVLGGRVLDRVGPTRALLPVVALYVTGLLAMYFARGMVPVILAGIVTMSGMMLAIAALSATVRNHTPADRVGQVQGLRMVAAVLLPMVVGPFLGAAVIAGANETYVDLGVTKTVPTPWVFPTSAVVVLLIIWPVTRLRRVETPA